GCCGGTGACCAGCACGCGGCCCGCACCGAAGCGGTCGGCGATGAAGCCCGTGAACGGCTGCGTTGCGCCCCACACGAGATTCTGCAGCGCGAGGGCGAGCGAGAAGACTTCGCGGCCCCAGCCGAAGTCGGCGCTC
This sequence is a window from Betaproteobacteria bacterium. Protein-coding genes within it:
- a CDS encoding MFS transporter; its protein translation is MTTNWRTPGVVILCGGLIVTLSMGIRHAFGLFLQPMSADFGWGREVFSLALALQNLVWGATQPFTGFIADRFGAGRVLVTG